The Kribbella sp. NBC_00662 nucleotide sequence CGTCAGGCGGGAGAACTCCCCCACCGTCACCGTCGCCGTCATGCGACAAGCTTCCACCCTCCGGTAACCGGAGGGTCAAACGAACTGCCCGCCTGGAGGTTTCTCCAGGCGGGCAGTTCGTCAGTCTGACCAGATCAGCCGCGGTAGCGGCCGATTACCTTGCTGAAGTCCCAAGGGTTCTGGGAGATGCCGGAGCAGCTGTCGGCGCTGCCGCCGGTGCAGGGGCGGTCGCGGTTGGCCGACCAGAACGTGAAGCGGGCCAGGTGGTGCTCGGACGCGTACGACAGCATCGACTCGAAGTCGGACAGGTTCACCCGCTCACCGGCGTTGTCGGTGTTCCCGTTCATCGACGAGATGCCGATCTTGCGGTACGCCGCGTCGTCACTCAGCCCGTACGCCGACTTCACCTGGTTCTTCAGCCCGTCGGCCGCCTGCCGGGTCAGCGTGCCCATGTTGTTCGAGCCGCCGCCGAAGTCGAACGGCATGATCACCCAGCCGTCCAGGTTCAGCCCGGACGCCGCGCCACGGCGGATCAGGTCCTGCCCGTTCCCGTCCGGCCCGGAGGTCGTCGTACCGAAGGTCAGGTACGTCGTGATGCCCGCGTTGTTCTGCTCGATGATCTTCAGCGCGTCGATCACCTTCTGCCGGACCGCCGGCTGAGCCACCTCCTGGTCCTCGATGTCGATGTCGATCGCCTTCAGCGACAACGCGTTGATCACCTTCTGGTACGCCGCCGCCAGCTCACTCGCCGACCCGCAGCTCTGACCGAGCTTGTTGCCCGACCAGCCGCCGAACGACACCACGACGTCGCCGCCGTTGGACCGGATCGTGTTGATCGCCTGCTGGTCCGCGCCGCCGGTCAGCGGCCGGCCGCCGTCCCACTGCGGGTTGCAGTATCCGTTGGACAGGATGAACGCCATCGTGAACCACTTCACCCCGGACGCGTTCATCACGGTCGCCGGGTTCGGCGGGTCACCCCAGCCCTCGTACAGGTACGGCGCGGCCGCCATCGGCGCACCGCCGGTCGGCGGAGACCCGTCGTCCCCGGCCGGGACGTTCCACTTCTGGTTGGCCGCGCCCGTGCAACTCCACAGCTGCAGCGGCGTACCGTTCGCGGAGTTGTTGCCGGTGACATCGAGACACTTGTTCGCCTGCGGGTTCACCAGATCGCGTCCGGCGGTGTACGTCCACTGCTGCGCGGCACTGCCGTTACAGGTCCACAGCTGCACCTTGGCGCCGTTCGCCACGGAGCCGCCCGAAACATCCAGACACTTGCCAAGGGCCCGCAATGTGCCATCACTCGACCGACTCCACTGCTGCGCGCCGGTCCCGTTGCAGTCGTACAGCTGGACCTGGGTCCCGTCCGCGCTGTTGGCCGCCGCGACGTCCGCACACTTCCCGGCCAATCCGGTGATCGTCCCGGTCGCCGCCTGCGCGGGCGTTGCCGTCATCAACAGACCGGCTCCGAGCACCAGCGCCCCGACTACCGCTGCCACGCGCTTCATGACACGCTCCACTTCTGGTTCGCGGCACCGGTGCAGCTCCACAGCTGCAGCGGCGTACCGTTCGCGGAATTGTTGCCCGTGACATCGAGACACTTGTTCGCCTGTGGATTCACCAGATCTCTCCCGCTCGTGTAGGTCCATTGCTGGGCGGCGCTGCCGTTGCACGAATAGAGCTGCACCTTCGCCCCGTTCGCGACGGAGCCGGCGTTCACGTCGAGGCACTTGCCGAGGGCATGGATCGTCCCGTCACCGGGACGGTCCCACTGCTGGGCCGTCGTACCGTTGCAGTCGTAGAGCTGCACCGCCGTACCGTCCGCACTGTTCGCGCCGGCGACGTCCATGCACTTGCCGGCCAGGCCGGTGATCTGACCGCCACCGCCACCGCCGCCGCTCTGGGTGCCGGACCAGGTGAACGTCGCCGAGGTCTTGGTCGGCAACGTGTAGGTGAAGGACTGGGAACCCCAGTTCACCCGCACCGACTGCGAGCTGCCGGTGGTGTTGAACGCGATCAGCGCCTTCGAACCGTCCGGGTTCTTCCAGGCCACGTTCTTCACCGAGCTGTTCGCGGTCGAGTCGATCCGCAGCGCGCCCGGCTTCACGAACTTGGTCAGGTGGCCCATCGTGTAGTACTCGACGGTCTTGGTGACCTGACCGCGCTGGCTGTCGTTGCGGTGCACGGTGACGAGACCGGTGCAGACGTTGCAGCCGGCGCCGACGAACGGCAGGTGGTTCTCGTCCAGCGCGATACCCCACTTCACCCACGACTTGTCCCAGTTGCGGGTGTAGTCGATCAGGTTGTTCATGTCCTCGACCTGCTGGTTCGGGATCCAGGTGCCGCCCGAGTGCTCGGTCATGTACGCGTTCACGTTCGGGTACTGGTTGTGGATCTGCGTCTGCAGGTTCACGTCACCGCCGTACCCGTGCCAGGCGATACCGCCGAAGTTCGGATCGTTGCGCAGGGCGGCGTCCGCGATCGGGACCGAACCGAGGTCGTTGTAGTTGCCCCAGTTGTAGTCGAGGATCAGCACCTTGGTCGTCAGCCCGGCGGCGTGGAGCGCGGGCATCAGGTTGTTCTTGGTGAACTCCAGCAGCCCGGAGCCGTTCCAGTTCATCGACGCGTAGCCGGTGTTGTCGTTACCGCAACACGTCGGCTCGTTCTGCACCGAGATGTAGTCGATGTGGTTGCCCTGGGCCTCGTTCTGCTGCAGGTACTTGACGAAGTACTGCGCGTACATCGGATAGTACTGCGCCTTCAGCCAGCCGCGGTGGACGAAGTCGTTGTTGTCCTTCATCCAGGCCGGCGCGCTCCACGGCGAGCCCATCACCTTGACGGCGGGGTTGAGCTGCCGGGCCTGCTTGGTCAGCGGTACGACGTCGGCCAGGTCGTGCTGGATGCTGAAGTCGTTCAGGTCGCAGCACGTGTCGTCGTAGGAGTAGTTGAACCGCGCGAGGTCGGAGGCGCCCATCGGGTTGCGGATGAAGGCGAGGCCGATCCCGTCGACCGGGTCGAACAGGTCCTTCATCACCTGGTTGCGGGTCGCGGCCGAGATCGTGTTGCTGCTGTTCAGCAGCCAGGCGGAGCTGTCGGCGAACGACGCGCCGCCACCTTCGAAGGACTGGTACGTCGTGTTCTCGTTGACCGTGATCGTCTGGTTCGCGGATCCGCCGGCCGGGCCGAAGCTGACCGGGGTCTGCTGCTGCAGGCCGCGGGTGACGTTCTGGCCGGCGCTGTCGTTGGTGGTGGTCAGCCAGATGTTGACCTGCTCGCCGGCGGCCTGCGCCGGTGGAGCGGTGCCGATGCCGAGTCCGGCGGCGGCCGCGCAGAGCGCAGCGACCACGAGCGGCAGGAAGCGTTTCATGGGGCGGTTCTCCCTTTGTATAAAGGAGTTTGGGGCGGTGTAGTTGCCGCGTCTGCCCGCGCCGCAACTGGTGGTCAGCAAGAGGTAACCATTCGTGCAAACCGGTGTCAACGCCGAAGCCGAGACTTTTTTCAGATCTTTTATTTAGTCCCGGGGTTGACCTGAGAGCGTTCTCACGGCACGCTGCCGTCCAATTCCTGTCCTCATTCAGACGCCCCCGGAAATGAGGTACTCATGAAGCGTCCCCGCATGCTCGCGTTCCTTGCGATCGGTGCCGCACTGGCCGGCACCGCGCTCCTCCAGCCTGCCGCCACCGCGCATCAGCAGGCCGCTGCCGCAACCACGGCAACGATCTGGGAGGACAACTTCGACGGCCCCTCCGGCCAGGCCCCCGACCCCGCCAAATGGCGGTACGACATCGGCGGCAGCGGCTGGGGCAACGACGAACGCGAGTACTACACCAACAGCACCCGCAACTCCGCCCTCGACGGCAACGGCAACCTGGTGATCACGGCCCGGCAGGAGAACGCCGGCTACCAGTGCCACTACGGCCCGTGCCAGTACACCTCGGCCCGGCTGCTGACCGCACAGACCTTCACCCAGACGTACGGCCGGTTCGAGGCGCGGATCAAGATCCCGCGCGGACAGGGGATCTGGCCCGCGTTCTGGATGCTCGGCGGCGGCAACTGGCCGAACGACGGCGAGATCGACATCATGGAGAACATCGGCAGGGAGCCGGCGACCGTGCACGGCACGATCCACGGACCGGGCTACTCCGGCGCCGGCGGTATCGGTGCCGCGTACAACCATCCGAACGGCTGGTCGTTCGCCGACGACTTCCACACGTTCGCGGTCGACTGGGTCCCGGACTCGATCACCTGGTACGTCGACGGCGTGCAGTACCAGCGCCGGACGCCGGCCGACCTGAACGGCAACACCTGGGTCTTCAACCACCCGTTCTTCATGATCCTGAACCTCGCGGTCGGCGGCTACTGGCCGGGCTACCCCGACGGTACGACGCAGATGCCGCAGACCATGACCGTCGACTATGTCCGCGTCTCCACGCTCGGCAGCTCGGGCGGCGGCGGCTCACAGATCACCGGCCTGGCCGGCAAGTGCCTCGACGTCGCCGGCGCGAACTCCGCCGACGGTACGACGGTCCAGCTGTACGACTGCAACGGCACGAACGCCCAGCAGTGGAGCCGCCCCGGCGACGGCACGATCCGTGCCCTGGGCAAGTGCCTCGACGTCGCGAACGCCGGCGTCACCGACGGCACCAGGGTCCAGCTGGCAACGTGCAACGGCAACGCAGCCCAGCAATGGACCTACACCGGCGGGCACGACCTGGTGAACCCACGCGCGAACAAGTGCCTGGATGTCACCGGCAACAACTCCGCCAACTCCACACCGACCCAGATCTGGACCTGCACCGGCGGTGCAAACCAGAAGTGGACCGTCTAACGAGGTAGCGCGCCACCGTCGCGCAACAACCGCACGACAGGAAGGGTCGCGGCGCCGAGAGCTACGGCGTCGCGGCCCAGTTCGCACAGGACGATGGACACCTGGGCATACGGCCGCCGGAGGGCGTGCTTGCCCACCTCGGCGCGTAGCTCGTCCAGGTGTTTCTCCCCGAGCAGCAGGCCGGCCCAGCCGCCGAGGACGATGCGCTCGGGGTTGACGAGGTTGACCAGGTTCGCGAATCCCGCGGCCAGGTAGCCGATCGTGTCGGCAATGATGGTTGCCGCCGGCTCCGACGTCGACGAGAGCAGCTCGACGAAGGCAGTCTCCTCGTCGCCCTCGACCAGCCCGCCGGCCTCGCGATACCGGTCGAGAACGCCTTCCGCACCGACGTACGCCTCGAGGCAGCCGAGCGCGCCGCAGCGGCACTGGCGGCCGCCGTACACGATCGTCATGTGGCCCCACTCGCCCGCGCTGCTGCGAGTGCCGCGGTAGCTGGATCCACCGGCCACAAGGGCGGATCCGACACCGGAGCCGACGAGTGCGACGACCGCGTCGGTCGCGCCGCGGCCCGCGCCGAAGTACATCTCGGCCTGGCCGAGCATGTTCGCGCCGTTGTCGACGTGCACCGGGATCTCGGTGCCCTCAGCAAGCATCTCGGCCAGCGGAACTGCTTCCCAGCCCAGCGTCTGCGCGTCGACGACCGCGTTGTCCTCGACCACACCGGCAACCGCCACACCCAGTCCGAGAACCTGCGAGGGCTGCACGCCGGACGACGTGACGACGCTCGAAAGCCCTTCCAGTACGTGCTTCACGACCTCCGCCGGCGTCGGCGTGCTGATCGGATGATCGGCGCGGGCGAGCACGTTCATCGCCAGATCGAACAGCTCCACCCGGACCCGCGTCTCACCGACCTCGGCGCCCACGACGTACCGGAACGTCGGCGCGACCCGCAGCAGCACCCGCGGCCGGCCGCCCTCGGACTCGACCGACCCGGCCTCCTCGACCACGCCTTCGGCGATCAGCTCCGCGACCAGGTTGCTCACGCTCGCGGCGCTGAGCGACGTCCGCACGGTCAGTTCCTGGCGACTCAGCGGACCCTCACGGTAGATGCTGGTGAGGATCACCGAGCGGTTGGACCGGCGCATGTCACGCACCGTGGTCCGGCGTACTTCCATCCTTACCTCACCCTGCCCGGCCCCGGGCGGGCCACTCGAACCCGAGTCCATCATGCCGCCCGGCGGCACGGAAGAGCTCCCTTCTTCCAGGTCGTGAACTAAGACCCGATTCGTTACCGCTCCGTGATTGACGGTGACTTGCGGTCTCGGCTTTGATCTACGGAACCGCTTCCGAAACCGGTTCCGACCGGTTGATCCGCCCAGCACCCCGACCGCCCGAGGGGAGATTCAGCGTGTCCATCACCATCGCCGATGTCGCGGCCCGCGCCGGTGTCAGCAAGACCACCGTGTCGCGCGTCCTCAACGGCAAGGGCGAGCTGGACCTCCGTACGGCGGAGCGCGTCCGGCAGGTGATCGAGGAGCTCGGGTACGTGCCGAGTGCCCGCGCGGTCGGTCTGGCCCGCGGCCGGACCCGGATCGTCGGAATGCTGGTCCCGTCGCTCACCTGGCCCTGGATGGGCGAGGTGCTGCAGGGCGCGGTCGACGTGGTCGAGAGCGAGGGGTACGGCCTGCTGCTGTTCACCTTCAACCGGGGTGCGGAATCCATGCAGCAGTTCGCCTCCCAGGTCTCGTCGCAGTCGTTCGACGGCCTGCTGGTGATCGAGCCCGAGGGCACGCTCACCTTCATCGAGCAACTCCACGCGCGTGGTCTGCCGGTGGTCCTGATCGACGACCGCGACAACCGCCCGCAGTTCCCGTCCGTCGCCACCACGAACTACGCCGGCGGCGAGGCCGCTGCCCGGCACCTGC carries:
- a CDS encoding family 16 glycosylhydrolase; translation: MKRPRMLAFLAIGAALAGTALLQPAATAHQQAAAATTATIWEDNFDGPSGQAPDPAKWRYDIGGSGWGNDEREYYTNSTRNSALDGNGNLVITARQENAGYQCHYGPCQYTSARLLTAQTFTQTYGRFEARIKIPRGQGIWPAFWMLGGGNWPNDGEIDIMENIGREPATVHGTIHGPGYSGAGGIGAAYNHPNGWSFADDFHTFAVDWVPDSITWYVDGVQYQRRTPADLNGNTWVFNHPFFMILNLAVGGYWPGYPDGTTQMPQTMTVDYVRVSTLGSSGGGGSQITGLAGKCLDVAGANSADGTTVQLYDCNGTNAQQWSRPGDGTIRALGKCLDVANAGVTDGTRVQLATCNGNAAQQWTYTGGHDLVNPRANKCLDVTGNNSANSTPTQIWTCTGGANQKWTV
- a CDS encoding ricin-type beta-trefoil lectin domain protein; translation: MKRVAAVVGALVLGAGLLMTATPAQAATGTITGLAGKCADVAAANSADGTQVQLYDCNGTGAQQWSRSSDGTLRALGKCLDVSGGSVANGAKVQLWTCNGSAAQQWTYTAGRDLVNPQANKCLDVTGNNSANGTPLQLWSCTGAANQKWNVPAGDDGSPPTGGAPMAAAPYLYEGWGDPPNPATVMNASGVKWFTMAFILSNGYCNPQWDGGRPLTGGADQQAINTIRSNGGDVVVSFGGWSGNKLGQSCGSASELAAAYQKVINALSLKAIDIDIEDQEVAQPAVRQKVIDALKIIEQNNAGITTYLTFGTTTSGPDGNGQDLIRRGAASGLNLDGWVIMPFDFGGGSNNMGTLTRQAADGLKNQVKSAYGLSDDAAYRKIGISSMNGNTDNAGERVNLSDFESMLSYASEHHLARFTFWSANRDRPCTGGSADSCSGISQNPWDFSKVIGRYRG
- a CDS encoding ricin-type beta-trefoil lectin domain protein, translated to MKRFLPLVVAALCAAAAGLGIGTAPPAQAAGEQVNIWLTTTNDSAGQNVTRGLQQQTPVSFGPAGGSANQTITVNENTTYQSFEGGGASFADSSAWLLNSSNTISAATRNQVMKDLFDPVDGIGLAFIRNPMGASDLARFNYSYDDTCCDLNDFSIQHDLADVVPLTKQARQLNPAVKVMGSPWSAPAWMKDNNDFVHRGWLKAQYYPMYAQYFVKYLQQNEAQGNHIDYISVQNEPTCCGNDNTGYASMNWNGSGLLEFTKNNLMPALHAAGLTTKVLILDYNWGNYNDLGSVPIADAALRNDPNFGGIAWHGYGGDVNLQTQIHNQYPNVNAYMTEHSGGTWIPNQQVEDMNNLIDYTRNWDKSWVKWGIALDENHLPFVGAGCNVCTGLVTVHRNDSQRGQVTKTVEYYTMGHLTKFVKPGALRIDSTANSSVKNVAWKNPDGSKALIAFNTTGSSQSVRVNWGSQSFTYTLPTKTSATFTWSGTQSGGGGGGGQITGLAGKCMDVAGANSADGTAVQLYDCNGTTAQQWDRPGDGTIHALGKCLDVNAGSVANGAKVQLYSCNGSAAQQWTYTSGRDLVNPQANKCLDVTGNNSANGTPLQLWSCTGAANQKWSVS
- a CDS encoding ROK family transcriptional regulator, which codes for MEVRRTTVRDMRRSNRSVILTSIYREGPLSRQELTVRTSLSAASVSNLVAELIAEGVVEEAGSVESEGGRPRVLLRVAPTFRYVVGAEVGETRVRVELFDLAMNVLARADHPISTPTPAEVVKHVLEGLSSVVTSSGVQPSQVLGLGVAVAGVVEDNAVVDAQTLGWEAVPLAEMLAEGTEIPVHVDNGANMLGQAEMYFGAGRGATDAVVALVGSGVGSALVAGGSSYRGTRSSAGEWGHMTIVYGGRQCRCGALGCLEAYVGAEGVLDRYREAGGLVEGDEETAFVELLSSTSEPAATIIADTIGYLAAGFANLVNLVNPERIVLGGWAGLLLGEKHLDELRAEVGKHALRRPYAQVSIVLCELGRDAVALGAATLPVVRLLRDGGALPR